One genomic segment of Candidatus Eisenbacteria bacterium includes these proteins:
- the secD gene encoding protein translocase subunit SecD — MARGLRWKFLILIILFLGAIYLIYPSLRLYSMDAGQLAALSEETRASLKEKSLRLGLDLQGGMHLILELDRSQLKEGEVDDAMDRAMEILSNRIDQFGVSEPIIQQQGDDRIVVQLPGLLDKERAVQLIGQTALLEFKLVKTEAEAIQVLERVDRSVARILRPAVADSLDTLGVKSFNPILDLIPRYPQTFIGGVLIPDDSVDDLQRIFKEVNIDSLVPRDAMLSLGTEEFNLGDGSTGQILYVLNKRTELTGAVVKNARMDVGLNQNAPNAPGVELTLDRDGTRIFRRVSGANVGKQLAIVLDGKVRSAPVFRERIPNGVASITGSFTDEQARDLAIILRAGALPAEVHIIEERTVGPSLGRDSIRQGVQAGLLGGLLVVLFIIIYYRVSGILAVMALCLNLLFLFAVLAGLRGTLTLPGIAGIVLTIGMAVDANVLVFERIREELRTGKTVSQAVRSGYARALTTILDANLTTLISAVVLFNFGTGPIKGFAITLMIGIIANVYTAVFVTRLFFDVVLSRRRLENLSI, encoded by the coding sequence ATGGCTAGAGGATTACGCTGGAAGTTTCTGATTCTGATCATCCTATTTCTGGGAGCGATCTATCTGATCTATCCCTCCCTGCGACTCTATTCGATGGATGCCGGCCAACTAGCCGCACTATCCGAGGAGACTCGGGCGTCTCTGAAGGAGAAGTCGCTGCGTTTGGGCCTCGATCTCCAGGGGGGTATGCACCTCATTCTGGAACTCGATCGTTCCCAGCTGAAGGAAGGCGAGGTCGATGACGCCATGGATCGGGCGATGGAGATCCTTTCCAATCGTATCGACCAGTTCGGCGTCTCCGAACCCATCATTCAGCAGCAGGGTGATGATCGGATTGTTGTTCAGCTGCCGGGGTTGCTCGATAAGGAGCGCGCCGTTCAGCTCATCGGTCAAACGGCTCTGCTCGAGTTCAAACTCGTCAAGACGGAAGCCGAGGCGATTCAGGTTTTGGAGCGGGTCGATCGCTCAGTGGCGCGGATCCTCCGCCCGGCCGTCGCCGATTCGCTGGATACCTTGGGCGTCAAGAGCTTCAATCCCATCCTCGATCTTATTCCCCGGTATCCTCAGACTTTCATCGGCGGGGTGCTGATTCCCGATGACTCTGTTGATGATCTGCAGCGGATCTTCAAGGAAGTTAATATCGACTCCCTCGTGCCCCGGGATGCCATGCTTTCCCTTGGAACCGAGGAGTTCAATTTGGGGGATGGCTCCACGGGCCAGATCCTCTATGTCCTCAATAAGCGGACCGAGTTGACCGGAGCCGTTGTCAAGAATGCCCGGATGGATGTGGGGCTCAATCAGAATGCGCCCAATGCCCCCGGTGTTGAACTGACGCTGGACCGGGATGGGACCCGCATTTTCCGCCGTGTCAGCGGCGCCAATGTCGGCAAGCAACTGGCCATCGTCCTCGACGGAAAGGTCCGGTCGGCGCCGGTCTTTAGGGAGAGGATCCCCAACGGCGTCGCCTCGATCACCGGCAGCTTCACTGATGAGCAGGCCCGGGATCTGGCGATTATCCTTCGGGCGGGCGCTCTTCCCGCCGAAGTCCATATCATCGAAGAGCGGACGGTCGGCCCCTCCCTGGGACGCGATTCGATCCGGCAGGGGGTACAGGCCGGCCTCCTTGGCGGGCTTCTGGTCGTACTGTTTATCATCATTTATTACCGCGTCAGCGGCATCTTGGCGGTCATGGCGTTATGTTTAAACCTGCTGTTCCTCTTTGCGGTTCTTGCCGGATTGAGGGGAACGCTGACATTGCCCGGTATCGCCGGTATCGTTCTCACCATCGGAATGGCGGTCGATGCCAATGTTCTTGTCTTTGAACGTATCCGTGAAGAGTTGCGCACCGGAAAGACGGTATCGCAGGCGGTGCGTTCGGGGTACGCAAGGGCCTTGACGACGATTTTGGATGCCAACCTGACAACATTGATCAGCGCGGTGGTCCTCTTCAATTTCGGGACCGGTCCGATCAAAGGATTCGCCATTACCCTGATGATCGGTATCATCGCGAATGTCTATACGGCGGTTTTCGTCACCCGACTCTTCTTTGATGTCGTCTTGTCTCGTAGGCGGTTGGAGAACCTTTCCATTTGA